The DNA segment ACTGATGGCACAAAAGGCAATAAAGGGAAGATGAAGTCAGAAGGAAGCTTGGGACAGGTTGCaaaggggtggggagaggcagtGACAGTTCTGGAAGTCAGAAAACAAAtggaagtaaatggaaaaaaaacaggaCTGGAATTGAGGATGCAGGGCAAACAAGGTCAGATCAGCAGGGTGAGAAGATTAATCTTGCAAGCTGAGTTTTGGGCAGACCGGAGTGGCAAAGAGGTAAAGGGAATAAAGAGGCAGAGGTTACAGTAGTCAAGATGGGAAATTACCAGCACACGGACTAACGTCTTGGCAGAAGGGATGGAGAGAAATGAAAATCTTCTGCTTCATATCTACTAAGTGGACATCTAAATAGGTATCTCTCCTGCACCTAAGCTCATGTTCCTctgtggaaggaaagaggagttCAGCAGGACAGCTACtagttcaaaaaaagaaaaaccaaaccaaaccaaaaaaaaccccaaagggcAATACAGTGCATTGTTTTGAAGTTGAAACTACTGGAACAAAACCACCTCATCCCACAGATTGTGGGCTCAGCAGGACAGAGGTAGCATATACTTATAAACTGGGGTACACCTACCCATCACttgaaaacacagaaaggaatCAGGTGAACTGCTGTGCTAAGTGTCAGTTCTGAATTCTAACAACAGGAAAGAGGAGTAACTTTTTATCATGCCAACCTGCAAAGTTCTTGGAGCTGATCAGGTATTTTGCATCTGTCAAAACAGTCAATTATTCAAAAGGGTCTAAAGTTCCTCTTAGTTTCTATTTTCCCTTGCTCCTGCTGGAGAGCTGTGCCAGGCCCAAGCAGCAGTAATTCTCCAAGAGTACCTGAGAATATGTGCTCTCATAAAACCAAGTTAAACTCACAGCTGCTTCAACACACCTCTTCTCCCCGGACGTTGCTTCCTGCTACCCCTCTCCCATGGGATGGGATTTCCCACCCATTCAAACCAAAACAGTCACTTACTGAAGCACCATCCTGGAGCAGGCTAGCCCACAGTCCCAGTGGTACAACTGCTGAATGACTGGCACTTTCAGCTGGATGCAGTCAACTGTAGTGAAAACATCCCATTGTGAGTAAAACACGAAAGACGTCAGTCCATACAGGAATGTTTTTTCCATACCTCAGCATTAAAAGTCAGCTTCTCCTCAGCACTATAGTGGTGGAAACTTAGAAACGATTTTTTACTTTATCTGATTggcaggtatttttttctttcttagggGAATACAGGTTTGGTATTTTTATACAGTTAAGCATTTGGTTTAATGTCATACTTCTTTAATGTTCCATACCTGGATCGCTCTGCTGTATGGTCCACCCCCTTTTCCttggaagtttcattttattctttttggtGGGGTGACATACCCGTCAGCCCCTAAGTAAGCTATATCCCCTCCTAAATAATAGCAGGTAAGGCACAGGTATTAATCCTTCCTCTTGTGCCTGAATGTATTTCTGTGCCACAAAAGGAGTTAAACCAAACTGTGAGAAAACAGACACAACCAAGATCTCTAGGCATCGATCTCTTACAAGCTCCACAGATATAAGCCTCTTCTATAGATGTCTTTTTCCTCAGGGACTGTAATTTATGTGAGTAATTTCAGGTAACAAAGCTCACAAATGGCACCAGTTGGCCTTTTGTATTAACTCCCTCAATAACTCAacaaagggagagggaaaaagaacaatCTCTACCAAAAAGGCCCAGAATACAACTAACTCCATCCCTCTGCCTCAGTTTTTATTTCTATAGGGTTGGCAATGGGGTGGTTTCACTGTCAGAAACACCCTTACCGCTTGAAGGACTTGAAGTGTTGTGCCTGTTATTgatactgaaacaaagaaaacccaatTCCCAGATTCTCCTCAAACCAGGATctgttttgttgtcattttttcttGGCATATGATGATTCTGTTCCCTTTTTGTTAATACCCAGGGCCTCTGTCAAGTCCCAAGGTTAACTGAAGAGGTACATGTTTTCTACGTGAAGACTTCAAAGGGTAACAACTTTAATTTTCTTGGATGTCCAGCTTCCAGGCATCCTGTTTCCCAGCACACCCTGACTTTTTCAGTGATGACTGTCAGCTGTCCTCAGATAAGATACGAGCCCGTATACGCTGTGGCTGCAAATAACATCGAAAACACCGCTCCCCTTTGCCAGCTCCTCGGCGCGACGAACTTACAGACGGAGCCAGTCATTCCACTTTGCTGCTGGTGGCAGAACCGGCAGCTTCGCAGCTCCGGGAGCACGGCGAGGCCGCCGGGGCCTCCCGAGGGGACGGCCAGagccccccgccgcgggcagggccgTACCCAGGCCTCCCTCCCCCTAGCTGGCGCCTAGCCCGTTCCGCCGGGGCGGACCCCGTCGCGGAGCCCCGCagcccggccccctccccgccgtcGGGGCGCCCCGAGGAGGGCTCCGCCCGgcgccccgcgctccccggcGGCGAGCGGCAGCCGCCCGCAGAGGGAGGGCTGCGGGAGAcggccggggccggccccgctgccgcggCGGGGCGCACTGACCTGGCGGCGGCTCCCCAGCCTCCCGGGGGCTCttcatggcggcggcggggcctgcCGCCCGCTCACtgccggccccgccgagccggcccgggcggcggcgcggcccagGGGCCCGGCATGCCTCGGCGCGGCGCTGGCTCctcccggctccggccccgggggcgggggcggaggcgggggctgcggggggccgggccccggggcgccggccccgcgccgtCGAGGCGGTGTGGGCGGCGGCGGTCGGGTGCGCCGGTGGGCAGGGGCATGTCACGGCGGGCGGGGGACGCGGGACCGAGGGCCGGGGCGCGACCTGAGGCGGGCGGGGAAGCGCGGGCCGTGCCGGTAGCCAGCCCTGCCCCGGTGGCGGGGCTCCGCCGGCGGGACGGGGCTGCCCCCGGCCGGCGGGACAAGACTGCGGCGGAACCGTGGTGCCGAGGCAACGcggcccggcagcgccgggcgccctggcggtggcggggccgggaggggcgggcaggggccgTGCCGCGCCCGCCGCCCACTTCCGCTTCCGGCGCGCGGTGCACGGCGGGAAGCTGGAGGAGGCCATTAGGGGTGAGCGTGGGCCCGGCCTAAGGCGGTTGGTGAGTGGCGGCGGTGCTGGGTCCCAGGGGGGTTCCCCGGTCGCCTGCGTGTCCGCGGGAGCGGCAGGGCCCTTCCCGCTCTCCGCGCGCTGTGGGGAAGCATCCGAGCTGCGCCGCATCCCCTGGGGCCTGCGGGCTCCTTCGGGCGCCCGGGCCTGAGGGGGCGAAGCCGCGGTGGGGCGGCCGCTGGGTTGCGCAGGCCTCGGGGCCTCTGCTCGGCCGCTCGGGGATGGGCCTCACCGCCGGGCCTGGGCCCgggccctgctctgcctctggggCAGGGCTGAGGCTGGGGGGGCCCTCAAGTGAGGGAGGGTCGTGCGGGGCACTCGCCAGGGCTGCGGCGTGTGGTGTGGGCTGGGGTCCCTGGTAGTAAGGCCTGTTGCGTAGGTGATGCGGTCTGCGAGTGCGGTTGTGCTACCCGCAGGTCTGGCTTAGCTCGTAGGCGGTGAGGCTGGCTGTACGTTAAGGTGTGCGCCTGGGGCTATCTGTGATTGAGGTGCACCTCTCTATATAAGTGGTCTGTTACCTGGTGTTTACAACTGAATTTCCAAGGTCAGGAGAGACCTGGAAAAGACTCACTTTCgctattttaactttttttttttttttccccccgtggGTATCTTTCTAGAGGAGTTTTATTAATGCATTGTTAAAGCATATGGTGTGTTTGGGCAAGAGAGAAAATCGGTGCTTTACCCTGGGGAAGATCACAGATTGCATAGATAAAACCTAGTTTACAACTTTCTTTGtgattatgttttgtttttttcttgtctcagGTGTAGAGCCACAGCACTGCAAACATGTCAATTGGAGTGCCAATTAAAGTCCTGCACGAGGCTGAGGGCCATATTGTGACATGTGAGACCAATACAGGAGAAGTTTACCGAGGCAAACTTATTGAAGCTGAAGACAACATGAATTGTCAGGTATACCTGTTTCAGAAAGATGTGCCTGGAAAGGCTGATAGCTAGCTTATTGGCAGCGTGATTgaaagacaggttttttttagtCTTAGGATAAAGAAGGCTGTAGTACTGTACTACTACCTTACCATGGTGAAATGAATTCAGGATTACTGAGCACTCCAAAGAGGCCAGAGCTTATTCTTTCCAGTTTTAGAATAGGATTGAACATTCCTGTCAATAATATCAGGTTCTTAAGATTCTGTTCCATGAACAATGTTTCTGCTGGTGTTCTTTATTTAAAGTCATTGAATGGAAGAATAAACAAACCTTGATTTAAGAAATTGAagctttttttaatgcatgttaCTTTAGGCATCCCAAGAGTGCTTAATTTGTATTGACTTTAGGCAAGTCATTCTCGGAATCAAAATTAATAGTTATGACTAGAACAGCTTTATTAAAACTGAttgaatatgagaaaaaaaagctaataaaagTAATTTGCAAACTGGGGAGAAAGCAGAAGTCCTGGGGCTGCTTGAATAGTAGCAGGCTTAGCAGTATGTTTAAATGGTCCTGGGTGCCTTGTGTTACAGCTCCAGTTGAGAAAGCAGCATTCTTGGAAAGTCTTTGACTTTGATACTCGAATCTTGGCTGTATATTCTGCAGGCAAGAGCAATAGGAATACAGAACTGTGTTAGAGGCCTCTATGAGAACTGACTGATCTTTGCTTTCCAGATGTCCAACATAACAGTGACGTACAGAGATGGACGAGTGGCACAGCTTGAGCAGGTGTACATCAGAGGTAGCAAGATACGGTTTCTTATTTTACCAGATATGTTGAAGAATGCCCCTATGCTAAAGAGCATGAAGAATAAAAACCAGGGTTCTGGAGCTGGGCGAGGAAAAGCAGCTATTCTCAAAGCTCAAGGTGTGTACAATTTGCTTGTGGTCCTCCCCCTCTATTTTGCTGTAGAAAAACGGGAAAACTGGCATCTCTGTCACTGAGGAAGTGCAAGCTGTAAGAAACTGAAAGATTGCTGGTTCATATGTTTTTCTATGTATTTCATCTTATGGTGGGAGTCAGGACTCAAACTGTCCAACTATCTGAATGTGTAATATTGATGCTACAGTAATTTAGATACAGTGAGTTGTCTTGTTAAACTGAGGCTTTATATAAAAGTTCATCTTCTGCTTTCCAGTGATTGTGGGCACTTGCTGTTTGGAAGGGTTCAGGTGTTCTTGTTAAGCTTTTGtggaaaaacaaatgcagataTTAAGGTGGTACTTAATATCTA comes from the Strix uralensis isolate ZFMK-TIS-50842 chromosome 17, bStrUra1, whole genome shotgun sequence genome and includes:
- the SNRPD3 gene encoding small nuclear ribonucleoprotein Sm D3, which codes for MSIGVPIKVLHEAEGHIVTCETNTGEVYRGKLIEAEDNMNCQMSNITVTYRDGRVAQLEQVYIRGSKIRFLILPDMLKNAPMLKSMKNKNQGSGAGRGKAAILKAQVAARGRGRGMGRGNIFQKRR